Proteins from a single region of Streptomyces spinoverrucosus:
- a CDS encoding menaquinone biosynthesis decarboxylase, with amino-acid sequence MAYDDLRSLLRALEREGDLKRIKVEVDPYLEVGEIVDRVQKAGGPALLFEKVKGSSMPLAMNVFGTDRRLLKALDLKSYGEISDKIGGLLKPELPHGFVGVREAFGKLGAMTHVPPKKVKDAPVHEVVLHGDDVDLEQLPALFTWPKDGGSFFNLGLTHTKHPETGVRNLGLYRLQRHDKRTIGMHWQIHKDSRNHYQVAARRGERLPVAIAFGCPPAVTYASTAPLPGDIDEYLFAGFIAGRRIEMVDCKTVPLQVPAQAEVVIEGWLEPGEMLPEGPFGDHTGFYTPQEPFPALKIDCVTMRKRPLLQSIVVGRPPTEDGPLGRATERFFLPLLKIIVPDIVDYHLPEAGGFHNCAIVSIDKKYPKHAQKVMHAIWGAHMMSLTKLIVVVDSDCDVHDLHEVAWRALGNTDYARDLTVVEGPVDHLDHASYQQFWGGKAGIDATKKWPEEGYTRDGGWPDMVESDPQTAAKVDRRWKEYGL; translated from the coding sequence ATGGCTTACGACGATCTTCGCTCCCTGCTCAGGGCACTGGAGCGCGAGGGGGACCTGAAGCGCATCAAGGTGGAGGTCGACCCGTATCTGGAGGTCGGGGAGATCGTCGACCGGGTGCAGAAGGCGGGCGGGCCCGCACTGCTCTTCGAGAAGGTGAAGGGGTCGTCGATGCCCCTCGCCATGAACGTGTTCGGCACCGACCGGCGGCTGCTGAAGGCGCTGGATCTGAAGTCGTACGGCGAGATCAGCGACAAGATCGGCGGGCTGCTGAAGCCCGAACTGCCGCACGGGTTCGTCGGGGTGCGCGAGGCCTTCGGGAAGCTCGGCGCGATGACGCACGTACCGCCGAAGAAGGTGAAGGACGCCCCGGTGCACGAGGTCGTCCTGCACGGCGACGACGTCGACCTGGAGCAGCTGCCCGCGCTGTTCACCTGGCCGAAGGACGGCGGCTCCTTCTTCAACCTGGGCCTGACCCACACCAAGCACCCGGAGACGGGCGTCCGCAACCTCGGCCTGTACCGCCTCCAGCGCCACGACAAGCGCACCATCGGCATGCACTGGCAGATCCACAAGGACAGCCGGAATCACTACCAGGTCGCGGCCAGGCGAGGGGAGCGACTGCCGGTCGCCATCGCCTTCGGCTGCCCGCCCGCCGTGACGTACGCCTCCACCGCCCCGCTCCCCGGCGACATCGACGAATACCTGTTCGCCGGGTTCATCGCGGGCAGGCGGATCGAGATGGTCGACTGCAAGACGGTGCCGCTGCAGGTGCCGGCGCAGGCGGAGGTCGTCATTGAGGGCTGGCTGGAGCCCGGCGAGATGCTGCCCGAGGGGCCGTTCGGCGACCACACCGGGTTCTACACCCCGCAGGAGCCCTTCCCCGCGCTGAAGATCGACTGCGTGACGATGCGGAAGCGGCCGCTCCTGCAGTCGATCGTCGTAGGCCGCCCCCCGACGGAGGACGGACCCCTCGGCCGTGCGACGGAGCGTTTCTTCCTCCCCCTGCTGAAGATCATCGTGCCGGACATCGTGGACTACCACCTGCCCGAGGCAGGCGGTTTCCACAACTGCGCGATCGTCTCGATCGACAAGAAGTACCCCAAGCACGCGCAGAAGGTGATGCACGCCATCTGGGGCGCGCACATGATGTCCCTGACCAAGCTGATCGTGGTGGTCGACTCCGACTGCGATGTGCACGACCTGCACGAGGTCGCCTGGCGGGCCCTCGGCAACACGGACTACGCCCGCGACCTCACCGTCGTCGAAGGCCCGGTCGACCACCTGGACCACGCGTCCTACCAGCAGTTCTGGGGCGGCAAGGCGGGCATCGACGCGACGAAGAAGTGGCCCGAGGAGGGGTACACGCGCGACGGGGGCTGGCCCGACATGGTGGAGTCCGATCCGCAGACGGCGGCGAAGGTGGACCGCCGCTGGAAGGAGTACGGCCTGTGA
- a CDS encoding PLD nuclease N-terminal domain-containing protein gives MLRILMFVVPLALSVYAFIDCISTDEKDIRHMPKPLWAILVLLFPLVGSISWLIAGKQRRPAGHIGRRREWVAPDDNPEFLKSLSEEDQDKDKKKDGDDS, from the coding sequence ATGCTCCGGATCCTGATGTTCGTCGTACCGCTGGCGTTGAGCGTGTACGCCTTCATCGACTGCATCAGCACGGACGAGAAGGACATCCGGCACATGCCGAAGCCCCTGTGGGCGATCCTGGTGCTCCTGTTCCCCCTCGTCGGCTCGATCTCCTGGCTGATCGCGGGCAAGCAGCGCCGCCCGGCCGGCCACATCGGGCGCCGCCGGGAGTGGGTCGCGCCGGACGACAACCCCGAGTTCCTGAAGTCGCTCTCCGAGGAGGACCAGGACAAGGACAAGAAGAAGGACGGCGACGACAGCTGA
- the uvrA gene encoding excinuclease ABC subunit UvrA produces MADRIHIKGARLHNLKNVSLSLPKNKLVVLTGLSGSGKSTLALDTLHREGQRQYMESLGMVTGLVSRPSVDSITGLSPSISVDQHLTNRSPRSTVGTVTEVFTYLRLLWSRIGVRPCPSCAELIPPSHSYAYDEDAEPESVPCPHCGAAVPELVMGSFSFNKPAGACPECTGLGEVIRADVRQLVDEERSVAAGAVVGWHPKVTERSTDLLRAAARHYALTFDPDTPVREFEPPVRQLLLYGVESAEFKRYFPDTPPPATVTAGRFEGVVTALMRRYAERIDDVDYRERTERLMVKEPCGACAGARLRAESRAVTVRGLGIVEAARLSLTELAAWLGGLRERVTPDEWLFVEPVVADLTERVRRLVDVGVGYLTLEQPTPSLSAGETQRLRLAALLGSGLTGVLYVLDEPTIGLHPADTARLIDVLRRLRDLGNTVLVIEHDLEVLRAADHVVDIGPGAGRDGGRVVAEGTPEQVGRTEGSLTGAYLSGRLPAPVSKGRGDADRALVVLGAREHNLKDVTVRIPLGRLVTFTGPSGSGKSTLLLDIVGRAARRHFHGGGDRPGEHDGIDGWEHLGKVVAIDQEPISRVPRSNAATYSEAFTPIREVFAAASGGRLTAGHFSFNVAGGRCERCEGAGVLTVHMHFLPAVEVRCPACQGRRFRDEVLSVRHAGHDISEVLQATVDEALGVFADVPAVATRLRRLSDVGLGYLPLGQPATTLSGGEAQRIKLAKELGRRAAARTLYLLDEPTTGLHAADTARLLDVLQRLVDAGHSVVTIEHNEDVMRASDWVVELGPAGGAAGGTLIAEGVPEGGRG; encoded by the coding sequence GGCGCCCGACTCCACAACCTCAAGAACGTCTCCCTCTCCCTTCCCAAGAACAAGCTGGTCGTTCTGACCGGACTGTCCGGCTCCGGCAAGTCCACGCTCGCACTCGACACCCTCCACCGGGAGGGCCAGCGGCAGTACATGGAGTCGCTGGGCATGGTCACCGGCCTCGTCAGCCGGCCCTCGGTCGACTCGATCACGGGACTGTCCCCGTCGATCAGCGTCGACCAGCACCTCACCAACCGCAGCCCCCGCTCCACCGTCGGCACGGTCACCGAGGTCTTCACCTATCTGCGGCTGCTGTGGTCCCGGATCGGCGTGCGGCCGTGTCCCTCCTGCGCGGAGCTGATTCCACCCTCGCACTCGTACGCCTACGACGAGGACGCCGAGCCCGAGTCGGTCCCCTGCCCGCACTGCGGCGCCGCCGTCCCCGAGCTGGTCATGGGCTCGTTCTCCTTCAACAAGCCGGCCGGGGCCTGCCCCGAGTGCACCGGGCTGGGGGAGGTGATCCGGGCGGACGTCCGGCAACTGGTCGACGAGGAGCGGTCGGTCGCGGCCGGGGCGGTCGTCGGTTGGCACCCCAAGGTGACCGAGCGGAGCACGGACCTGTTGCGGGCGGCGGCCCGGCACTACGCCCTCACCTTCGACCCGGACACCCCCGTACGTGAATTCGAACCGCCTGTCCGTCAGTTGCTGCTGTACGGCGTCGAATCGGCCGAGTTCAAGCGGTACTTCCCGGACACCCCGCCGCCCGCCACCGTCACCGCCGGACGCTTCGAAGGCGTGGTCACGGCGCTGATGCGGCGCTACGCCGAGCGGATCGACGACGTCGACTACCGGGAGAGGACCGAACGCCTGATGGTGAAGGAGCCGTGCGGGGCGTGCGCGGGGGCGCGGCTGCGGGCGGAGAGCCGGGCGGTGACCGTGCGGGGCCTCGGCATCGTGGAGGCGGCCCGCCTGTCACTGACCGAACTCGCCGCCTGGCTGGGCGGGTTGCGGGAACGGGTCACCCCGGACGAATGGCTGTTCGTGGAACCCGTCGTCGCGGACCTCACCGAGCGGGTGCGCCGCCTGGTCGACGTCGGCGTCGGCTACCTCACCCTGGAGCAGCCCACCCCCAGCCTGTCCGCGGGCGAGACGCAGCGGCTGCGGCTGGCCGCGCTGCTGGGCTCGGGACTGACGGGCGTGCTGTACGTCCTGGACGAGCCGACGATCGGCCTGCACCCGGCGGACACCGCCCGCCTGATCGACGTCCTGCGGCGGCTGCGCGACCTCGGCAACACGGTGCTGGTGATCGAGCACGACCTGGAGGTGCTGCGCGCCGCCGACCACGTCGTGGACATCGGTCCCGGCGCGGGACGGGACGGCGGCCGGGTGGTCGCCGAGGGCACACCGGAGCAGGTCGGCCGGACCGAGGGCTCCCTGACCGGGGCGTATCTGTCCGGGCGGCTGCCGGCGCCGGTGTCCAAGGGGCGCGGGGACGCGGACCGGGCGCTGGTCGTGCTCGGTGCCCGCGAGCACAACCTCAAGGACGTCACCGTACGGATCCCGCTGGGCCGTCTGGTCACGTTCACCGGGCCCTCCGGCTCGGGCAAGTCGACCCTGCTGCTGGACATCGTGGGGCGCGCGGCCCGCCGTCACTTCCACGGGGGCGGCGACCGGCCCGGCGAGCACGACGGCATCGACGGCTGGGAGCACCTCGGAAAGGTCGTCGCCATCGACCAGGAGCCGATCAGCCGGGTGCCGCGCTCGAACGCGGCGACGTATTCGGAGGCGTTCACCCCTATCCGGGAGGTGTTCGCGGCCGCCTCGGGCGGGCGGCTGACCGCCGGTCACTTCTCCTTCAACGTCGCGGGCGGCCGCTGCGAGCGCTGCGAGGGGGCGGGCGTGCTGACCGTCCACATGCACTTCCTGCCCGCCGTGGAGGTGCGCTGCCCCGCCTGCCAGGGCCGCCGGTTCCGGGACGAGGTGCTGTCCGTCCGCCATGCCGGGCACGACATCTCCGAGGTGCTTCAGGCGACGGTCGACGAGGCGCTGGGCGTCTTCGCCGACGTCCCGGCGGTCGCCACCCGGCTGCGCCGCCTGTCGGACGTGGGCCTCGGCTATCTGCCGCTCGGCCAGCCCGCGACGACGCTCTCCGGCGGCGAGGCCCAGCGCATCAAGCTCGCGAAGGAACTGGGCCGCCGGGCCGCCGCCCGCACCCTCTACCTCCTCGACGAACCGACGACCGGCCTGCACGCCGCCGACACGGCCCGCCTGCTGGACGTCCTCCAACGCCTCGTCGACGCGGGCCACTCCGTGGTCACCATCGAGCACAACGAGGACGTCATGCGGGCCTCCGACTGGGTGGTCGAACTGGGCCCGGCCGGCGGGGCGGCGGGCGGCACGCTGATCGCGGAGGGGGTACCGGAGGGCGGGCGAGGCTGA